The following are encoded in a window of Haloarcula hispanica ATCC 33960 genomic DNA:
- a CDS encoding DUF7093 family protein encodes MSLLVNTFLIVRRKWPCMGLRCEVFGHDFGESTIEESYDEGKRGTVLTVREYKSCERCEHIRNISENQGLISTTEESKANGERSEEVEHRTENKGPAGVRENAEVETEARDPVQAADETEPTEPPASTMAVSDNVAETSPDVEASDESPAVTESALLETTDDAVILSETQEPDDDSDTPSSNDDAVLIDDAATDTAEPSSETPKEPGIGNGRDEQSYTADRSKNTTSDSVPTYQCPRCEFELPASESSFFPGDVCPQCRVGYLEDVSDGES; translated from the coding sequence ATGTCATTGCTGGTGAATACATTCTTAATCGTACGACGTAAATGGCCATGCATGGGACTGCGTTGTGAGGTATTTGGACACGACTTCGGGGAGTCGACGATAGAGGAGTCGTACGACGAAGGTAAGCGGGGCACTGTTCTAACTGTTCGGGAATACAAGTCTTGCGAGCGCTGTGAGCATATCCGAAATATCTCTGAGAACCAAGGCCTGATATCCACCACAGAGGAATCGAAAGCGAATGGCGAGCGGTCGGAAGAAGTCGAACACAGAACCGAAAACAAGGGGCCAGCGGGGGTGAGAGAGAACGCGGAGGTCGAGACCGAAGCGAGAGATCCGGTGCAGGCAGCGGACGAAACGGAACCGACCGAGCCACCCGCATCAACGATGGCCGTGTCAGACAATGTGGCAGAAACATCTCCAGATGTGGAGGCGAGTGACGAGTCACCGGCGGTGACCGAATCGGCGCTTCTGGAAACGACTGATGACGCCGTGATACTGTCGGAGACACAGGAACCAGATGACGACAGCGACACGCCGTCAAGTAACGACGATGCAGTCCTCATTGATGATGCTGCTACAGACACGGCAGAACCGTCGTCTGAAACCCCCAAAGAGCCGGGTATAGGAAACGGTCGAGACGAGCAGTCGTATACGGCGGACCGCTCAAAGAATACCACAAGCGACTCGGTTCCGACGTATCAGTGTCCGAGGTGTGAGTTCGAACTCCCCGCGAGTGAATCGTCGTTCTTTCCCGGTGACGTTTGCCCACAGTGTCGGGTCGGCTACCTCGAGGACGTATCGGATGGTGAGTCGTAG
- a CDS encoding VIT1/CCC1 transporter family protein — MTSIRQLLRRLLGKEDVLAISRRYFISNGFDGTLTCIGIIVGAVLSGVSDGSTVIKIGLGAAVGLGTSAVWSVWEIERAETRAEIRRTERAMLKDLDDTRVQRDQSGARFVHAMMSGLGPLIGVLIPLTPFVVAGTVVTMVEAALISVGLGIGVLGAFGAYMGSISGQRWYVAAARMGLAGLVVAILNLFLPG, encoded by the coding sequence GTGACGTCCATTCGACAACTCCTCAGGCGTCTTCTCGGGAAGGAGGACGTCCTCGCAATCTCGCGCCGGTACTTCATCTCGAACGGCTTCGACGGGACGCTGACGTGCATCGGCATCATCGTCGGCGCTGTCCTTTCGGGAGTTTCAGATGGCTCCACTGTCATCAAAATCGGACTGGGCGCGGCAGTCGGTCTCGGGACGTCTGCGGTCTGGAGCGTCTGGGAAATCGAACGTGCCGAAACCCGGGCCGAAATCAGACGTACCGAGCGAGCGATGCTCAAAGACCTCGACGATACCCGCGTTCAACGCGACCAGAGCGGTGCCCGCTTCGTACACGCCATGATGAGCGGCCTGGGGCCACTCATCGGGGTTCTGATTCCACTGACACCGTTCGTTGTCGCGGGGACCGTTGTCACAATGGTAGAAGCCGCACTCATCTCGGTCGGCCTGGGTATCGGTGTGTTGGGTGCGTTCGGCGCTTACATGGGCTCGATTTCGGGTCAGCGGTGGTACGTTGCCGCAGCGCGGATGGGACTCGCCGGCTTGGTCGTCGCAATTCTTAATCTCTTTCTTCCGGGGTGA
- a CDS encoding DUF7139 domain-containing protein, protein MSSASTSDRSPESADSVSGYRDTLASIYYEYVGEPAKERDIYVGFGLFFAGVTLAIVGFCLFLYSNVLEPGSAPYWQIREVALVVGFVGLPSVLLSVVVLLPVGFKTRVVSAAGTLFCLAATIILVNVFPYGWTNSGGVNGSVWTISVYATGLVMLAASTGAALVAHYLEKAATPSDSTEPVESAESESESVSKADVDDDIEQALDGAELSWGGVEQQPKTKRLNLDMPETDSDLDRTAIENSEATTTRADSNDVDDAVDGLRQLQGGQSKTERSTGTEEQVDALTQFRNEQAEDDDVETGVKEQRSIVTRLRSLLFE, encoded by the coding sequence ATGAGCTCTGCATCTACATCGGACAGGTCCCCAGAGTCTGCCGACTCAGTGTCGGGCTATCGCGACACGCTTGCGTCGATTTATTACGAATATGTCGGCGAACCAGCTAAAGAGCGAGATATTTACGTTGGGTTCGGACTCTTTTTTGCCGGAGTTACGCTTGCCATCGTCGGATTCTGCCTCTTTCTGTACAGTAACGTTCTGGAGCCCGGGAGCGCACCGTACTGGCAGATTCGTGAGGTTGCGCTCGTCGTTGGGTTCGTCGGACTGCCCTCCGTGCTGTTGAGCGTCGTCGTACTCCTCCCAGTCGGTTTCAAGACCCGGGTCGTCAGTGCCGCCGGCACGTTGTTCTGTCTCGCCGCAACGATAATTCTGGTTAATGTCTTTCCGTATGGGTGGACGAACAGTGGCGGAGTCAACGGCAGCGTCTGGACGATCAGCGTTTACGCCACTGGCTTAGTCATGCTTGCGGCCTCAACAGGAGCGGCGCTGGTTGCACACTACCTCGAGAAAGCGGCAACCCCAAGCGACTCAACTGAACCAGTCGAGTCGGCCGAGAGCGAGTCTGAATCTGTCAGCAAAGCAGATGTGGACGACGATATCGAACAGGCACTAGACGGAGCGGAACTATCGTGGGGTGGTGTCGAACAGCAGCCCAAAACTAAGCGGCTAAATCTGGATATGCCAGAAACGGACTCTGACCTCGATCGGACGGCTATCGAGAATTCCGAGGCGACCACGACACGAGCCGACAGCAATGACGTTGATGACGCAGTAGATGGGCTCAGACAGCTACAGGGTGGCCAATCAAAGACAGAACGAAGCACCGGTACCGAAGAACAGGTCGACGCTCTCACGCAGTTTCGAAATGAGCAGGCCGAAGATGACGATGTGGAAACCGGTGTCAAAGAGCAACGAAGCATTGTTACCCGTCTTCGGTCGTTGTTATTTGAATAG
- a CDS encoding universal stress protein, whose amino-acid sequence MYDTILFPTDGSDAAESVREYAIQIAVEHEATIHVINVADTGRDSVTTIRGEVIDVLETEGERIVAEATQDAKDEGVPVVSAVLQGDPHKTIVDYSKQSDIDCIVMPTHGRRGLKRILLGSVTERVINTAAVPVVAVNPAEGRPLVYPPKHVLVPTDGSRGAALAVAEGIDVAKATGATLHLLHVVETGGLGPDARSVLKEGELTERANEILAEATEKVEETSLNSVTSVIEHGTPSKVICDYIDENEVDLAIMGTHGQTDFSRYVMGGVSAKIVRQSPVPVAWVREPESESNE is encoded by the coding sequence ATGTACGACACTATCCTGTTCCCAACCGACGGAAGTGACGCCGCAGAATCGGTCCGTGAGTACGCAATACAGATCGCAGTCGAACACGAGGCGACGATTCATGTTATCAACGTCGCCGACACCGGCCGAGACAGCGTCACCACGATTCGTGGAGAGGTCATCGACGTTCTCGAAACAGAAGGGGAGCGCATCGTGGCGGAAGCCACACAGGATGCGAAAGATGAAGGCGTTCCTGTCGTCTCTGCGGTCCTCCAGGGTGACCCGCACAAGACGATAGTCGACTACAGCAAACAGTCCGACATCGATTGCATCGTTATGCCGACGCACGGACGGCGCGGGCTCAAGCGAATCCTGCTCGGAAGCGTCACCGAACGCGTCATCAATACGGCAGCGGTTCCCGTCGTTGCGGTCAACCCTGCCGAAGGCCGACCACTCGTGTATCCACCCAAGCACGTCCTCGTCCCGACGGATGGAAGCCGTGGCGCAGCACTCGCAGTGGCAGAGGGGATCGATGTCGCGAAGGCGACGGGAGCAACGCTCCACCTGCTTCACGTTGTCGAGACCGGCGGTCTCGGACCGGATGCACGCTCCGTCCTGAAAGAAGGGGAGTTGACTGAGCGGGCAAATGAGATTCTGGCCGAAGCGACCGAGAAAGTCGAGGAGACGTCGCTCAACTCGGTCACCAGCGTCATCGAACACGGGACCCCCTCGAAGGTGATTTGCGACTACATCGACGAGAACGAGGTCGATCTCGCGATCATGGGGACCCACGGACAGACTGACTTCAGCAGGTACGTCATGGGTGGTGTCAGCGCCAAAATTGTCCGGCAGTCCCCAGTTCCGGTGGCGTGGGTTCGCGAGCCTGAATCCGAATCAAATGAGTAG
- a CDS encoding IucA/IucC family protein, whose product MSDRKRSQGLGANCKTPAEHAESATLHALLNCYHRETGNGRIISGAEAPVSVHSTESILYVPFTQQEVAVYAALRYDSETGRHIFDLPIHVRQKGQTSTVDAGTLAAFIRREIMLSTGADTTEATDLLRRILVSQREIERFIRERSDNAAHLEKLPTFIRAEQSLCYGHLLHPTPKSREGIAEHEVAEYAPELRGSFQLDYFAADAEIVSQWSAHDESATQWISSGLREANSMIPQRAESALNDGKLLIPVHPWQADALRSRQYMADAIDTGHLIDLGEFGPTFYPTSSVRTLWSPETPYMVKSSVAIEITNAERTIPRSKLRLAVAAAELLTTEYADRLSDAHPQFSILADAAAATIDVGSGSESGFEMILRENPFRGISTENTATVVALCQDRPSEPPWVSQIIQRIAQREGRPASKVAREWFRQYLRTVIHPVVWSYFKLGVGLEAHQQNTVVRLDEDGWPKEGFYRDNGGYCFPRSRYDLVDSWIPGLENRVETVCSDEIIDRCLRYYLFINNAFGVINALGVGRAADETTLLKVLREEIASLVEIEPATSDLLSVLLDSDQIPCKGNLFTRFEGYDELDSTLDDESVYVEIANPLTTSFRPS is encoded by the coding sequence ATGAGCGACAGGAAGAGGTCACAGGGGCTCGGAGCAAACTGCAAAACGCCAGCAGAGCACGCTGAATCAGCTACCCTGCATGCACTACTGAACTGTTATCACCGGGAGACCGGTAATGGACGGATCATTTCCGGTGCGGAGGCTCCCGTGTCGGTTCACAGTACTGAATCCATCCTTTACGTACCATTCACACAACAGGAGGTTGCGGTGTATGCAGCGCTTCGATACGACTCTGAAACCGGTCGACACATATTTGACCTTCCGATACACGTCCGTCAAAAGGGCCAGACTTCTACAGTAGACGCTGGAACGCTGGCTGCGTTTATCCGCCGCGAGATTATGTTGTCAACGGGAGCAGATACAACCGAGGCGACCGATTTACTGCGACGTATCCTTGTCTCACAGCGCGAAATAGAGCGATTCATTCGTGAACGCAGTGACAACGCTGCTCACTTGGAGAAACTCCCCACTTTCATTCGAGCAGAACAGTCGCTCTGTTACGGTCACCTCCTCCATCCGACTCCAAAGAGCCGTGAGGGAATCGCGGAGCACGAGGTTGCCGAGTATGCACCAGAACTCCGTGGTTCGTTTCAGCTCGACTACTTTGCCGCTGATGCCGAGATCGTTTCACAATGGTCGGCACACGACGAGAGTGCAACCCAGTGGATCTCGTCAGGACTCCGCGAAGCGAACAGTATGATCCCGCAGCGAGCAGAGTCTGCTCTCAACGATGGAAAGTTACTTATTCCCGTCCATCCGTGGCAGGCTGACGCCCTACGCTCACGACAATACATGGCGGATGCAATAGACACGGGACACCTGATCGATCTTGGCGAATTCGGTCCCACATTCTATCCTACCTCTTCTGTTCGGACGCTATGGAGCCCCGAAACTCCCTATATGGTCAAATCCTCGGTAGCCATAGAGATAACGAACGCCGAGAGAACAATACCGCGGTCGAAACTTCGGTTAGCAGTCGCCGCTGCCGAGCTTCTCACTACAGAGTACGCCGATCGGCTCAGTGATGCTCATCCGCAGTTCTCGATATTGGCAGACGCTGCTGCTGCAACAATCGATGTCGGCTCCGGAAGCGAATCGGGGTTCGAGATGATTCTTCGAGAAAACCCATTCAGAGGCATTTCTACGGAGAATACTGCTACCGTCGTTGCGCTCTGTCAGGATCGACCGTCTGAGCCACCGTGGGTCTCACAGATCATCCAGCGAATAGCACAGCGGGAGGGTCGTCCGGCGTCAAAAGTAGCCCGTGAGTGGTTCCGTCAGTATCTGAGAACCGTAATTCACCCTGTTGTGTGGTCGTACTTCAAGCTTGGTGTCGGACTGGAAGCTCATCAGCAAAACACTGTAGTTCGACTGGATGAGGACGGCTGGCCAAAGGAAGGGTTCTATCGAGACAACGGTGGATACTGCTTCCCCAGATCACGGTACGATCTGGTCGATAGCTGGATTCCCGGCCTGGAAAATCGGGTAGAAACCGTTTGCTCCGACGAAATTATTGACCGTTGCCTGAGATACTATCTATTCATCAACAATGCATTCGGTGTGATTAACGCACTGGGTGTCGGCCGGGCTGCTGATGAAACTACGCTATTAAAGGTTCTCCGCGAAGAGATAGCGTCTCTTGTGGAGATCGAGCCCGCAACCTCCGACCTTCTCTCAGTACTACTCGACAGCGATCAAATACCATGCAAGGGGAACCTGTTTACGAGGTTCGAGGGATATGACGAACTGGATTCGACTTTAGATGACGAGTCGGTCTACGTCGAAATAGCGAATCCACTCACAACGTCTTTTAGGCCGTCCTAA
- a CDS encoding DoxX family protein: MRVGLRQFKRPLCYVMALLYVVAGGLHFVVPELYVQIVPPVLPAALALVYLSGVAEIAVGLGLLVPRTRSYAAWATIALLVAIFPANVYMAVSMVTIEGTGGGDPSVLVRWARLPLQGVLILWAYWYTD, from the coding sequence ATGCGTGTTGGCTTGCGACAGTTCAAACGGCCGTTGTGCTACGTGATGGCGCTCCTGTATGTCGTCGCGGGAGGATTGCATTTCGTCGTGCCGGAACTATACGTCCAGATCGTGCCACCGGTCTTGCCGGCGGCACTTGCGCTGGTGTATCTGTCCGGCGTCGCGGAAATCGCTGTCGGGCTCGGCCTGTTGGTGCCCCGGACGCGTTCGTACGCCGCGTGGGCGACGATCGCATTGCTCGTCGCGATCTTTCCCGCGAACGTCTATATGGCTGTCTCCATGGTCACTATCGAGGGGACGGGTGGCGGCGATCCCTCTGTGTTGGTCCGCTGGGCACGGTTGCCGCTGCAGGGCGTGTTGATCCTCTGGGCGTACTGGTACACTGACTGA
- a CDS encoding ABC transporter substrate-binding protein: MDGNNGSQETPTRRDVLKYGGVATGSGLLAGCAGVFGSDSQSTPANNTTEKSTETATESTNYSVTMEPIGEVEFDSTPDQWIAYDGSYADMGVALGQADGMTGIGGADRYYTHLYNEIPGVEIDTEPIESYPEVRTKEEFYELDNDVHLYDPQMLINWFDWDESDIEEITTNVAPFVGNLIFRRSDDWHDYRYYTLYEAFEKVAQVFQEQERYAAFKELHDEFIADIQSQLPTADERPNVFLTYGVTQEPDEFTPYRLNDQGTSKKQWRDLGVSDALGGTDIENQSTTGNMDLDYEGLLDLDPDVILFRNFAEMSVEEFRNTILAYMEDHPVGSQLTAVKNGRVYRGGYLHQGPIHNLFLTEQAAKQIYPDVFGDVTDDTELFDRQRVADIVNGDFYSNN, translated from the coding sequence ATGGACGGCAATAACGGTTCCCAGGAAACACCAACGCGGCGAGATGTCCTCAAGTACGGCGGAGTTGCTACAGGCAGCGGATTGCTGGCGGGCTGTGCCGGTGTATTTGGATCTGACTCTCAATCCACTCCGGCCAATAATACAACGGAGAAATCAACTGAGACCGCTACTGAATCTACTAACTATTCGGTAACGATGGAACCGATAGGTGAGGTAGAGTTCGACTCAACTCCTGATCAATGGATTGCCTACGACGGTAGCTACGCTGATATGGGGGTCGCACTGGGCCAAGCCGATGGCATGACCGGTATCGGAGGTGCTGACCGATACTACACACATCTGTACAACGAAATACCAGGTGTGGAGATCGATACCGAACCTATCGAGAGTTATCCAGAGGTCCGGACAAAGGAAGAATTCTACGAACTTGACAACGATGTCCACCTATACGATCCGCAAATGCTCATTAATTGGTTCGACTGGGATGAGTCGGACATCGAGGAAATCACCACGAACGTTGCCCCGTTCGTGGGGAACTTGATCTTCCGAAGATCGGACGACTGGCACGACTACCGGTACTACACGTTGTACGAGGCCTTCGAAAAGGTCGCACAGGTGTTCCAAGAACAAGAGCGCTATGCGGCGTTCAAAGAACTCCACGACGAGTTCATTGCGGACATACAGAGCCAACTCCCGACAGCCGATGAGCGACCGAATGTCTTCCTTACGTACGGTGTCACGCAGGAACCAGATGAGTTCACACCGTACCGGCTCAACGACCAGGGAACGAGTAAGAAGCAGTGGCGTGACCTCGGCGTGAGCGACGCACTTGGCGGGACGGACATCGAGAATCAGAGCACTACGGGGAACATGGACCTCGACTACGAAGGGCTACTCGATTTGGACCCGGACGTGATTCTGTTCCGGAATTTCGCCGAGATGTCGGTCGAGGAGTTCCGAAATACCATCCTCGCATATATGGAAGATCATCCGGTCGGTAGCCAACTGACGGCCGTCAAGAACGGTCGCGTCTATCGTGGCGGATACCTCCATCAGGGACCGATCCACAACCTGTTTTTGACCGAACAGGCCGCAAAACAGATTTACCCCGACGTATTCGGGGACGTGACGGACGACACGGAACTGTTTGACCGGCAGCGCGTCGCGGACATCGTCAACGGGGATTTCTATAGTAACAATTGA
- a CDS encoding diaminobutyrate--2-oxoglutarate transaminase family protein, translated as MYRESSRSGRIPHRRYEQSNTQLRQSQENRESSARTYPRTLPFAVARAKGAILVDADGNEYIDCLAGAGTLALGHNHPDVVSEVERVLAEDRPLHTLDITTPEKEAFVDALFESFPDEFSDTAKVQFCSPAGTDAVEAALKLAKTATGNRSVLGFQGGYHGMTNGSLSLMGDTDAKEAVPGLMPGVHHLPYPDPYRHPFGLKAGEHESISRFVERVIADSESGVTDPAAAIVEPVQGEGGVNPAPDKWLRKLRRMTRENDVPLIVDEIQTGLGRTGETWAFEHAGITPDIVTCSKAVGGGLPLALVVYDENFDVWEPGAHAGTFRGHQLAMAAGRVTIRHVLENDLDEHAAKMGEQLREELDSLNARFDAIGDVRGCGLMLGVEFVDQTVDTDDGEVPPPNSELASTVKAECFDRGLVIETGGRDSAVARFLPPLTIDQNQVNEIAVRFTEAVEAAIDETAGI; from the coding sequence ATGTATCGAGAATCCAGCCGTTCAGGGAGAATCCCGCACCGAAGATACGAGCAATCTAATACCCAACTACGGCAGAGCCAAGAGAATAGAGAGTCCAGCGCGCGGACGTATCCACGAACACTTCCCTTCGCAGTCGCACGAGCCAAAGGTGCGATACTTGTCGACGCCGACGGAAACGAGTACATCGATTGCTTGGCTGGAGCCGGGACGCTAGCCCTCGGACACAACCATCCAGACGTGGTTTCGGAGGTGGAGCGAGTGCTAGCCGAGGACCGGCCCCTCCACACATTAGATATCACGACCCCTGAGAAGGAAGCGTTCGTGGACGCGCTATTCGAGAGCTTCCCGGACGAGTTCTCGGACACGGCAAAAGTACAGTTCTGCTCCCCGGCAGGAACTGACGCCGTCGAGGCCGCACTGAAATTGGCGAAAACTGCGACCGGCAACCGAAGCGTCCTCGGCTTTCAGGGCGGGTATCACGGGATGACCAATGGTTCTCTCAGCCTTATGGGAGACACCGATGCGAAAGAGGCAGTTCCGGGGCTTATGCCAGGCGTCCACCACCTACCATACCCGGACCCATACCGTCATCCGTTCGGGCTGAAGGCAGGTGAACACGAATCTATCAGCCGATTTGTAGAGCGAGTGATCGCTGACTCCGAGAGCGGCGTCACCGACCCTGCGGCGGCGATCGTCGAACCCGTTCAGGGAGAGGGCGGCGTCAATCCGGCACCCGACAAGTGGTTGCGGAAGCTCCGCCGAATGACGCGTGAAAACGACGTTCCGCTGATCGTTGACGAGATCCAGACCGGTCTGGGCCGCACTGGTGAGACATGGGCGTTCGAACACGCAGGAATCACTCCGGACATCGTTACCTGCTCGAAAGCGGTCGGCGGCGGTCTCCCACTGGCGCTTGTTGTCTACGATGAGAATTTCGACGTGTGGGAACCTGGCGCTCATGCCGGAACGTTCCGCGGGCACCAGCTTGCAATGGCCGCCGGCCGAGTAACAATACGGCACGTATTAGAAAACGACCTTGACGAGCACGCAGCGAAGATGGGCGAGCAGCTTCGAGAGGAACTCGACTCGCTAAACGCCCGCTTCGATGCGATCGGTGACGTACGTGGCTGTGGGTTGATGCTCGGTGTAGAGTTTGTCGACCAGACGGTGGACACTGACGATGGAGAGGTTCCCCCGCCAAACAGCGAACTTGCGTCGACGGTGAAGGCGGAGTGTTTTGATCGCGGACTCGTCATCGAAACCGGTGGCCGTGACTCAGCTGTCGCACGGTTCCTGCCGCCACTCACTATCGACCAGAACCAAGTGAACGAGATTGCCGTTCGTTTCACCGAAGCCGTCGAAGCGGCGATAGACGAAACAGCCGGGATATAA
- a CDS encoding DUF211 domain-containing protein has product MAAVRRLVIDVLKPHDPPLLMFTDQLAEIECVEGVTSSLIELDQEVQNVKLTFEGEELDFEAIEETIENLGGSVHSVDQVACGDSVVTDRRTLQDA; this is encoded by the coding sequence ATGGCAGCAGTCCGGCGCCTCGTTATCGATGTACTGAAACCCCACGATCCGCCCCTGCTGATGTTCACCGATCAGCTGGCCGAAATTGAGTGCGTCGAGGGCGTCACTTCGTCTCTGATCGAACTAGATCAGGAAGTGCAAAACGTCAAGCTCACCTTCGAAGGCGAAGAGCTGGACTTCGAGGCAATCGAAGAAACGATCGAAAACCTCGGCGGGTCAGTCCACTCTGTGGACCAGGTTGCCTGCGGTGACAGCGTCGTGACGGACCGACGGACGTTACAGGATGCCTGA
- a CDS encoding disk-shape morphogenesis protein volactin: MPQGLDVGTMNLLSARQDGNETVFVQQRNSFVEIDYSDMAEQMLSRSDVLHIRKDDRVYIVGDDALNFANIFSEETRRPMQAGILSSDEQSAIPMIKLITEQVVGQPEFPNERLFFSVPADPIDADVSTLYHQKTIESLLTDMGYSPEPINEGMAVIYSELANREFTGLGISFGAGMTNVCLSYYAVPVMKFSIARGGDWIDEQAAQATGTPVDKVTSVKEEDFALNFETDVGGIEGALSIYYDNLLDYVIENIISEVDEEDVEEGLDVPVVVTGGTSSPDGFEELFAERINESEIPFSISDVRQAENPLYSVAQGALVAARSEEEREGQNEQAEESDTTAE; the protein is encoded by the coding sequence ATGCCCCAAGGTCTCGATGTCGGTACGATGAACCTCCTGTCTGCACGCCAAGATGGTAACGAAACAGTATTTGTGCAGCAGCGGAACTCCTTCGTCGAAATTGACTACAGCGACATGGCCGAACAGATGCTGTCGAGAAGTGATGTTCTCCACATCCGCAAGGATGATCGCGTCTACATCGTTGGCGATGACGCCCTGAATTTCGCGAACATCTTCAGTGAGGAGACACGCCGCCCGATGCAAGCCGGGATTCTCTCGAGCGACGAGCAATCAGCTATTCCGATGATTAAGCTCATCACGGAACAGGTGGTTGGACAGCCGGAGTTCCCGAATGAACGCCTGTTTTTCTCGGTTCCCGCGGACCCAATCGATGCCGATGTCTCGACGCTATATCATCAAAAGACGATTGAGTCCCTACTCACTGATATGGGCTACAGCCCGGAACCGATCAATGAAGGGATGGCCGTCATCTACTCCGAGCTTGCCAACCGTGAGTTCACTGGCCTCGGTATCAGCTTCGGCGCCGGGATGACCAACGTCTGTCTGTCGTACTATGCAGTCCCCGTAATGAAGTTCTCCATCGCACGCGGTGGCGACTGGATCGACGAGCAGGCTGCACAGGCGACTGGCACGCCCGTCGATAAGGTCACCTCGGTTAAAGAAGAGGACTTCGCACTCAACTTCGAGACGGACGTCGGCGGTATTGAAGGTGCACTGAGTATCTATTACGATAATCTCCTCGACTATGTCATCGAGAACATCATCAGTGAAGTCGATGAGGAAGATGTCGAGGAGGGACTGGATGTCCCGGTCGTCGTGACTGGTGGGACATCCAGTCCTGACGGCTTCGAAGAGTTGTTCGCCGAACGGATCAACGAATCCGAGATACCGTTCTCAATCAGCGACGTCCGCCAAGCCGAGAATCCGCTGTATAGTGTCGCACAGGGCGCACTCGTCGCAGCGCGGTCGGAAGAAGAGCGCGAGGGGCAAAACGAGCAGGCCGAAGAATCTGACACCACCGCCGAGTAA
- a CDS encoding NAD(P)/FAD-dependent oxidoreductase, whose amino-acid sequence MSKKSRKVVAGEYDVVIVGGGVGGITVGVFTSRYGLSTLILDRGRSSLGRIAHLENFPGFPGGIDTPTFQKLLHAQAERVGCEITREKAVEATQTEDGFRIETETGDEYATESLVAAAKYGREWLETLDEGEFLGDDGGVDINWEEHKRYGRTSVDGLYFAGRLGTAEDQAVVAAGQAGETALGLIHDVRRDEGLPEDLATHYTDWVFVEGSVIDGDWEAHVRKEFPERVGDADLSEARFDELQSQYVERKVEQAISPSEQRKRRRDGHRHLVEHIDDDAVLERAEEIKTERSSGLDDERQ is encoded by the coding sequence ATGTCGAAGAAGTCTCGAAAGGTCGTGGCTGGAGAATACGACGTTGTTATTGTTGGCGGAGGAGTCGGAGGGATTACAGTTGGTGTTTTTACGAGTCGATACGGACTCTCCACACTAATCCTAGATCGTGGTCGGTCATCACTGGGCCGGATCGCACATCTGGAGAACTTTCCTGGCTTCCCTGGCGGAATCGATACGCCAACATTCCAGAAACTTTTGCACGCACAAGCCGAGCGAGTCGGTTGTGAAATCACGCGTGAGAAGGCTGTAGAAGCAACCCAGACAGAAGACGGCTTTCGTATTGAGACTGAAACGGGTGACGAGTATGCAACTGAATCGCTCGTCGCGGCAGCAAAGTACGGGCGAGAGTGGCTCGAAACACTTGACGAGGGAGAATTTCTGGGGGACGACGGGGGAGTCGATATCAATTGGGAAGAGCACAAACGCTACGGTCGAACATCGGTAGATGGACTCTATTTTGCTGGTCGACTTGGGACGGCTGAGGACCAAGCTGTGGTCGCCGCAGGACAAGCGGGCGAGACTGCGCTCGGACTGATCCATGACGTGCGGCGTGATGAGGGCTTGCCCGAGGATCTCGCAACTCACTACACTGACTGGGTGTTCGTTGAAGGGTCTGTCATCGACGGTGATTGGGAAGCACACGTCCGGAAGGAGTTCCCGGAACGGGTTGGAGACGCCGACCTCTCCGAGGCACGTTTCGATGAGCTACAGTCACAGTACGTCGAGCGGAAGGTGGAGCAAGCGATCTCACCATCCGAACAGCGCAAACGACGTCGGGATGGTCACCGCCATCTCGTAGAGCACATCGACGACGATGCGGTACTTGAACGGGCCGAGGAGATCAAAACGGAACGGTCGTCTGGACTGGACGACGAGCGACAGTAG